A genomic window from Vitis riparia cultivar Riparia Gloire de Montpellier isolate 1030 chromosome 18, EGFV_Vit.rip_1.0, whole genome shotgun sequence includes:
- the LOC117907118 gene encoding patatin-like protein 2 isoform X1 — protein sequence MGEGPKSPLQPPTYGNLITILSIDGGGIRGIIPGTVLGFLESELQKLDGEDARISDYFDVIAGTSTGGLVTAMLTTPNENTGRPLFSAKDIKDFYLEHCPKIFPQHSHDPIPRVTKVVTALSGPKYDGKYLHNLVKEKLGETRLHQTLANVVIPTFDIKRLHSTIFSTYQVKSRPSLDALLSDICIGTSAAPTYLPAHYFETKDPAGRVREFNLIDGGVAANNPTLVAIGEVTKEIIRGSPDFFPIKPMDYGRFLVISLGTGSSKAEEKYNADEAAKWGVLGWLSSGGSTPLVQVFTQASADMVDLHLSEAFQALHSEKSYLRIQDDTLSGITSSVDIATKENLDDLVKIGEELLKKRVSRVNLDTGIFEPSNHETNEEALTSFTRLLSQEKQRRDTRSPHGHAAASKGLVVV from the exons ATGGGAGAAGGACCAAAATCACCCCTACAGCCTCCAACTTATGGAAACCTAATCACCATTCTCAGCATCGATGGAGGTGGAATAAGAGGGATTATCCCAGGAACAGTCCTTGGCTTCCTCGAGTCTGAGCTTCAG AAGCTGGATGGTGAAGACGCGAGAATTTCAGATTATTTTGATGTGATTGCAGGAACAAGCACCGGTGGCCTCGTGACTGCCATGCTAACTACTCCCAATGAAAACACTGGCCGACCCTTGTTTTCTGCCAAAGATATCAAGGACTTCTACCTTGAGCACTGCCCTAAGATCTTCCCACAGCACAG TCATGATCCAATTCCTCGTGTTACAAAGGTGGTTACAGCCTTATCAGGACCAAAATATGATGGGAAGTATCTGCACAACCTTGTTAAAGAAAAACTAGGAGAAACACGATTACACCAGACCCTTGCTAATGTTGTTATCCCAACATTTGACATCAAGCGCCTTCATTCAACAATATTTTCGACTTATCAG GTGAAGAGCAGACCAAGTTTAGATGCCTTACTGTCAGATATATGTATTGGAACCTCAGCAGCACCCACTTATCTTCCAGCTCATTATTTCGAAACCAAAGACCCTGCCGggagagttagagaattcaaccTCATTGATGGTGGTGTAGCTGCAAATAATCCG ACTTTGGTTGCTATTGGGGAAGTGACCAAGGAGATCATCCGGGGTAGTCCTGATTTCTTTCCTATAAAGCCAATGGACTATGGCCGGTTTCTAGTAATATCCTTGGGAACTGGGTCATCAAAAGCCGAGGAAAAATACAATGCTGATGAAGCAGCCAAGTGGGGTGTGTTGGGATGGTTGAGCAGTGGTGGTTCCACCCCCTTAGTGCAAGTGTTTACCCAAGCAAGCGCAGATATGGTCGACTTACACCTTTCAGAGGCTTTTCAAGCCCTTCACTCTGAAAAAAGCTATCTTCGGATACAG GATGATACATTGAGTGGTATAACATCATCAGTCGACATAGCCACAaaggaaaatttggatgatCTTGTGAAAATTGGTGAGGAGTTGTTAAAGAAAAGGGTCTCAAGGGTTAACCTGGATACAGGTATCTTTGAGCCTTCAAATCACGAGACCAATGAGGAGGCTCTCACAAG TTTTACAAGACTACTCTCCCAAGAGAAGCAACGTAGAGATACTAGGTCACCCCATGGACATGCTGCCGCTTCTAAAGGATTGGTCGTTGTCTGA